The DNA region CGGAAATTGCTTAAAAATCATCGCATGTCTTCCCGGTTTATCTTTTCTCTGCTTTTAATCGTATTTTTTCACGCACACAGTACCAATGAAGCCAGGGCTCAGCAATCCGACAGCATATACCTCACCCTGAACGAGGTGATTGAGCTGGCAAGGAAGCAATCGCCCGAAGCCATGATTGCCCGGCACCGGTTCAGAAGAAGTTATTGGGAATACCGGAGTTTTAAGGCAGGATACCTGCCCAATGTGCGATTTGAGGCCACCCTGCCCAACTTCAACCGTTCTATTGACGCCATCACCCTGCCCGATGGAAGCGAAACCTACCTGGAGCGAACCCTCGCGCGATATTCGGCTGCTGTGAGCCTGAATCAAAAGATTGGTTACACTGGCGGAGAAGTTTTCCTCCAATCGGGTTTGCAGCGGCTGGATAACTTCTACACCGACACCAATACCCGGCAGTTTCTATCCACACCACTGAACATCGGATTCAGGCAACCACTGTTTGCATACAACGCTTTCAAATGGGACAGGCAGATCGAGCCGCTGCGTTATGAAGAGGCCCGCCGCCAATATCTCGAAGCCAACGAACAGGTGGCAGTTTCGGCCATAAATATCTTTTTTGACTTATTGAGTGCCCAGGTCGAACGCGAGATCGCAAGGAAAAACAGTGCCAATTACGACACGCTTTACCGCATTGCCCTCGGCAGGTTTCAATTGGGCAAGATAGCTGAAAACGAATTGCTCCAGCTGGAACTGAACCTGTTGCGGGCCAGGGCGGCTCAGGAAAATGCCCAGCTCGGGTATCAGAATAAACTCATGAGCTTCAGGTCGTTTCTGCGCATCAGCGGAAACAGGCCGGTGGTACTTATTCCGCCCCGGCCAGAGAAATTCTTCGAAGCCAACCCTTCCGTGGCATTGACCGAAGCCCTCGAAAACACCTCAGCCGGACAAGCCTTCAGCCGGAGAATGCTCGAAGCACAAAGTCAGCTGAGCCAAGCCAAATCGGAGGGACGCTTCGATGCCCAGCTCTTTGCCACATTCGGCTTGTCGCAAACCGCCAACGTCATTGGCGATGTGTACAAAAATCCGCTCGACGAAGAGCGGCTGAGCATCGGCCTGAGCATTCCCCTGCTCGACTGGGGACAGGCCAAGGGGCGAATCCGCATGGCCGAGTCGAACCTCGAACTCATCCGCACTTCTATCGAACAGGAAAAAACCGACTTCGAGCAAAATCTTTACATCCGCGTCATGCAGTTCAATATGCAGCAAAACCAGCTCATCATTGCAGCAAAATCCGACACCGTGGCCCAGAAACGTTTCGACGTCACACAAAAACGTTACCTCATCGGAAAAGTCAATGATGTGCTGGAACTTAACAATGCACAGATTGACAACGACAACGCCCGCGTGGGCTATTACCAGGCCCTGAAAAATTATTGGTCGAGCTATTACGAGCTCAGGCGCCTCACACTTTTCGACTTTGAGAACAACCGAAAAATTCAAGCCAGGCCCGAGGAGGTTGTCAGGTAATTTTTAACCCAATGATTGGTTTAATTTTCTAATTCAAGATATTTCGGTACCTTTGTACCCAAATTAACCAAAATCATAATCTAATGGCAGTACTTGTAGGAAAAAAGGCCCCGCACTTCACGGCCGACGCTGTAGTTAACGGGAAGTTTGTAGAGAATTTTTCGCTTGACCGGTATCTTGGCAAAAAACATGTGGTGTTTTTCTTCTATCCACTGGACTTTACTTTCGTTTGTCCAACCGAAATTCTGGCTTTCCAGGAACGCCTGGCCGAGTTTGAACAGCGCAATGTGGCTGTAGTCGGCTGCTCGATCGACTCCAAATTCTCACACTGGGCCTGGCTCAACACCCCCATCGAAAAAGGTGGTATTCAGGGTGTGACGTATCCTTTGGTTTCGGACATCAACAAGACCATCTCGGTCAATTACGATGTGCTGGCCGGTCATTTCGACTACAACGAAGAAGGCGAAATGATTTTCAATGGTGAGGCTGTAGCCTATCGTGGATTGTTCCTCATTGACAAAGATGGCATTGTAAGGCATCAGGTGGTCAACGATTTGCCTTTGGGCCGCAGCATCGACGAAACCCTGCGCATGGTAGATGCCTTGCAATATTTCGAAGCAAATGGTGAAGTTTGTCCCGCCGACTGGAAGGCAGGTAAAAAAGCACTCAAAGCCACCCAGGAAGGCATTTCGACTTATCTTGCCGAATACATAAAGAACTGATTACGTGTAACAAAAACTGCCGGTCGCCCGCCGGCAGTTTTTTTATAGCCCCTTGGCTTTGGCCTGGTTCCACAGTTGGTCCATTTGTTCAAGGGTCATGTGCCGCAATTCTTGTCCGGCCTTTCCGGCTTCTTTTTCAATAAAGAGGAAGCGTTCGCGAAACTTACGGTTGGTCCGTTCGAGCGCATCTTCCGGATTTACACCGATATAGCGTGCATAGTTGACCAGCGCAAACAGCACGTCGCCAAATTCGTCTTCCAATTTGTCCGATGCACTTCCATTTTCCACCTCAGCTTTCAGTTCGTCGAGCTCTTCCAGCACCTTATCCCACACCTGCGCTCTGTGTTCCCACTCGAAGCCCACACCGCCTGCCTTTTCCTGCATGCGATAAGCTTTGAGTAAGGCTGGCAGGCTGTTAGGCACACCAGCAAGTACCGACCGGCTGCCATTGGCCAGCTTGATTTGTTCCCAGTTGCGCTTTACTTCATCTGCTCCGCTCACCTGCACCTCGCCGTAAATATGCGGGTGACGCTGGATGAGTTTGTCTGATATCCCGTTCAGGACGTCGGCAATATCAAAACTATTTGTTTCGGAAGCTATTTTGGCATAGAAAACCAGATGCAACATCAGGTCACCCAGCTCCTTTTTTATTTCCTGCATGTCGGCATTCAAAATGGCATCGCTCAGCTCATAAACTTCTTCAATCGTGAGGTGACGCAGGCTTTCAATGGTCTGTTCCCTGTCCCACGGGCAACCAGCCCTAAGTTCATCCATGATTGTGAGCAAGCGGGCAAAGGCTTTGAGTTTTTCTTCCATAAGGCAATGGTAAAAAGTGGCTGCAAAAGTAGCATTACATCTCAAAGGATTTGTTTTCCAACCTTGTTTTGTAAATGAGTGATGGCACCAAAATGAGTAATATAGCGTTATGGCAATGTTTTTCATACTAAAACGGTAACTTTGCTGCGGCTGCAAAACATGCAAAAACGCTCTATGATCTTTATTCGTTTCCTACTCCTGCTGCTGGTTATTACATTTCCTACAAGCTTGTTGGCGCAGCCTAGGCCACCCTTACCTCAAAACAATTACCAGCTGGAATACAGGCAGCATTATGGTTTTTTTTACCACCACATCCTGGAGTTTCAGCGTTTCAACGCTCACTTTCCTTCCTATGAGCTTAGTTTTCAGCGCTCTACTTTCGGACGGCAGCGCTGGGAATCACTTTGGGAATATCCCCTCACCGGGGTTTCGGTTTACTACTCCCCTCTTGGAGGTTTCGAGCAAATCGGACAGGTGTTTGCCATCTACCCTTATATAAGCTTCCCGCTCAACAGCAACGTAAGCAGCCGTTTAAACTTCAGGATGGGCATTGGTCTCGGCTATCTCACCAACAAATATCATCCAAAAGAGAACTTTCAGAATTTCGCCATTGGCTCGCACCTGAATGCGGCAGCCAATCTGTTTCTGGACTACAGGCAGGTGCTCAATAAAAGATATACCCTTGTTGCAGGAGCAGGACTCACACATTTTTCCAACGGTTCGACAAAAACACCCAACTATGGTTTGAATGCTTTTTCGGCTGTACTCGGGCTCAATGTATTTCTCAACGAGCCCAATCCCTTTTTGCAGGAACGTTTTTACCCTATTTTGCGCCCGTTCGAATACGACAGCAAGCGCTGGTATGTGTTGGAGGTGGCCCAGGCTTTTGGTACCCGCGATATGAGCATGGAACTCGGTCAGCGTTACCTGGTGAGCAATACCTCAATCAACTGGCTGGTTCCCAACGGATTGAAATCGCGCTTTGGAGCCGGACTCGACATTACATACGATGACTCGGAACGTGGCATGCTCGATCGCAAGGGAGCCATCCAGGGGCGGGAACTCTACAAAAGTCGCATGGATATTGTGAAACCCGGCCTTTCGGCAATTTACGAAATGAGGCTTTCGCGCGTATCGTTTCAGTTTCAGGTAGGTGCCCATCTGGCCGGAGCCGACCAAAGCGACGGGAGCATTTACGAAAAGCTTGGCGCAAAGTTTTATTTCAACGATCCCTGGTTTCTGAACATCGCACTTACAGCACATGGCTTCCGGGCCGATTTTATCGGATATGGCGTGGGTTACCGCTTCGACCGCATATATTACCCCAGAAAGAAATCGAGATGGAATTTTTGAAAAGGCTTATTCCTGTTGGCTTTGCATTGTTGACTTTTGTCGGTTGTGACAAAACGATGAATGGTTGTTTTACCCAGCCCGGACAAACCGTGATGCAGGAAAGGCCGCTTTCCTATTTCCGAAAACTCTCCATGCACGACAATGTGGATGTGGTGCTGGTGAAGAGCGACACCAACAAGGTACTGGTTTATGCGGGCGAGAAACTCATCGACCGGATAATCACTGAAGTCATCGACAGCACCTTATACATCCGCAATGAGTCGCAGTGTCGATTGCTCAAACAACGCGAACGTATCAACCGGGTTGAGCTGCTTTACCGCAGGCTCGATACCATTGTTTACCAATCGGTTGGTAACCTGAGTACCCTCGACTATGCCGGTGAAAGCATCTGGGTGAATCCCGACAGCCTGGTGTTGGATGTGATTGAAGGCGCAGGCGACAGCATCCGGCTGAACATCCAGACTCCCTTAGCCAGGATTGTTTTCAGATATGGAACCATGCCTGTCCGCATCCTTGGCAACGCCAATGTGGCCTTTTTCTATCACAACGGCTTCGGTTTGCTCGATGCCTGGGGACTTGAAACCGCCTTCAATTACATCGAGACGCGCAGTCCCAACGATCTTTACGTCAAAGCCAATTCCGAACTGGAAGCCACCATCAATGGCGAGGGAAACATTTACTATCACGGCCAGGTGAGTGATGCTTATGTGCAGGCCAACCTGAAAGGCGTTGGAAATGGCCGGGCTGAGCGACGGTCAGTAAAACCCTGACAATCCTACCATCAGTAAGCTCTGGCGAAGACAACCCTGCCGGCCGAAGGCTTACCGCTGTACACACATTTTCCTGGCTCCCGTTCTGGGTCAAGCGGGATAAGGCGAATGGTTGCTTTGGTTTCTTCTTTGATGGCCTGCTCGGTTTCGGGGCTGCCATCCCAATGTGCCAGCAGAAATCCGCCATCTTCGATGCGGGTTTTAAACTCATCCCAGCTGTCCACCTGGAAGGTGTTGGCTTCGCGGAATGCCAGCGCTTTGTTGAACAGATTCTTTTGTATATCGTCCAGAAGGCTTTTCACTGAATCCTGAATACCTTCGAGCGGCAGCACTTGCTTGGTCAGCGTATCGCGGCGCGCTACTTCCACGGTTCCCTGCTCGATATCGCGTGGCCCGATGGCCAGACGCACAGGTACACCTTTCAGCTCCCATTCGGCAAATTTAAAGCCGGGTTTCTGGGTGTCGCGGTCGTCGAGCTTCACACTGAGACCGGCCGCTTCGAGCTGGCGCTTGATCTCGAGGCCTTTGTCGCATGTGAGCCTGTATTGTTCGTCGTTGCGGTAAATGGGCACGATGACCACCTGAATGGGCGCCAGCCGCGGCGGCAGCACCAGACCATTATCGTCGGAGTGGGTCATGATGAGGGCACCCATCAGGCGGGTGGAAACACCCCACGATGTAGCCCACACATATTCGAGCTTGTTATCGCGGTTGAGAAACTGCACGTCGAATGCTTTGGCAAAGTTCTGCCCGAGGAAGTGACTTGTACCGGCCTGCAGGGCCTTTCCATCCTGCATCATGGCTTCGATGCAGTAAGTCTCTACCGCACCGGCAAACCTCTCATTGGGCGATTTTACTCCTTTTAATACAGGCAACGCCATCCATTCTTCGGCAAACTCTGCATAAACCCTGAGCATCTGCTCGGCCTCCGCAATCGCTTCCTCTTTGGTGGCATGGGCCGTATGACCCTCCTGCCATAAAAATTCAGCCGTACGAAGAAACAACCTCGTACGCATTTCCCAACGTACCACATTGGCCCACTGGTTGATCAGCAGGGGAAGGTCGCGGTACGACTGAATCCAGTTGCGGTAGGTGTCCCAAATGATGGTCTCGCTGGTGGGACGGACAATGAGTTCTTCTTCCAGTTTGGCCTGTTCATCAACCACTACGCCTTTGCCGTCGGGATCGTTTTTGAGGCGGTAATGCGTCACCACGGCGCACTCTTTGGCAAAACCTTCCACGTGACTGGCTTCCTTGCTGAAAAACGACTTCGGGATGAACAGCGGGAAATAGGCATTCTGGTGTCCGGTGTCCTTAAACATCTTGTCGAGTGCTGCCTGCATGCGCTCCCAGATGGCATAGCCATAAGGTTTGATCACCATGCAACCTCTGACTGCCGAGTTTTCGGCCAGATCAGCTTTGGTCACAATGTCGTTGTACCATTGAGAATAATTATCTTCGCGTGTGGTTAGTTCCTTGGCCATCGAAGTTTGGTATAATATTTGTAACTTTTTGAGGGTAAAAATGAAGTGCAAAAATACGAAAACCCTCAACAAAAATCTGATAAACCTCGGGAGGATTGATTTATGAAGACCTTTAACCTAATGCTCATAGCAGCCGCGCTTGTGCTCGCATCCTGTTCGTCCACCGGTTATGTGGCCGATGATGCGTACTTTTCGCGCAAGCAGCAGACCAGTGTTATGGCCACAGCAGTTCAGGGCACCGGCATAGCCGAAAGCGCCAAAGTACAGAGCCAGAATACTGACTATGAGTATCAAACGCATTACCAGCAGAATGCCGGTGAGCCTGCAACTGAAGGCATGGGTGTGCCCACCTACACCAAAACCGAAACTGTGACCGATCCGGATGGCACCACTTACAGCACAACCGAAACCTATTATGACTCAGAATATGCCCGGAGGTTCCGTCGTTTTGGCGACAATTACGGCAGCTCGTTCGGCTATTTCGACGGATTTTATGATGGCTGCTTCAGTTGCTCACGCAGCTCGTTCGGTTTTGGATTTGGCTACCCTTTCGGCTGGAGCTTCTCTTACCGCTATGGCTATCCGTTCGGATATTCCTCGTTCTGGGGCTACGATCCCTTTTTCTATGACCCCTGGTTTTATTCCTACAGAAGCTGGGGCTGGCCATACTACAGTTATGGCTGGGGAGGCTACTGGAGTGGCTACAACCATGGATACTGGAATGGTTTCTGGGATGGATATTATTACGGTGGAGGCAGCGACTGGGGCTGGGGATTCAACCGGCCCAGAACCTATTATGGTCACCGCGGCAGCAGCATAGGTGGGGGCACACTTGTTCCAGGCGGAAGCGCCCGCGGGAGCAACCAATCTACCGCTGCAGCATCGCCCCGCGGAACAAACACGCGTGATTACGTGAGTGGCGATATTCCTCAGACCAGTTTGTCGGAGCGTGGCACCCGTACCTACGATCGTGGGACAACCACAGCTTCGCCTGCTGTTTCGGAAAGGGCTGCACGTCAGGATGCCGGAATCAGTCGCGAAGCCAGCGATCGTACCGGCCTGCCCCGCGAGGTGCGCGGCAGCGATAATACGTATGCAAGACCTGGTGCCACAGAGCGCATCAACCAGTATCGTCAGGAACGTTACGACAGGCCGCAGCTGCAAAGCCGGCCAGCCTATGAGCGCCCGAAACAATACACTTCGCCCAGCATGAGGCAACCCAAATCGAGCAGCGAATACGTGCGGCCGCAGGCCGAGCCAGGACGCATCAGCGGAAATATGCGCGAGACCCCACAGACCACTGCACCATCGGGAAGCGGGGTATATCGTCAGGTCAACCCAACGCGTCAGGAGCCACAGCGCACAACCAGCCCATCGCAGGGTACAATGCGCTCACAGCCTGCACAGTCGCGCCCCTCGGGCACTTCAGGAGGAAACTTTGAACGCAGAAGTTACTCAACGCCTTCTGCCAGACCGGCACCCTCAAGCAGCCCGAGCTATTCCTCGCCTTCACGCTCCTCAGGTTCATCCGGAAGCTACAATGCACCTGCCCGCAGCTCAGAGAGCTCCTCGGGCAGCAGCCGCGGAAGCAGCTCCGGAAATAGCTCAGGAAGCCGTCGGTAGTTCATTGTAATTCACATGTTTACTATTTAATATTTACGCGACCATTGTCATAATGGCAATGTCATTAGGATAGTTATTTTTCAATCTTTCAAACACTTGATAATATGAAACGCATCTTAGCAAGCTCGCTAGTGGTAATCAGCCTGGCGGTTGGTGCCCAAAATGAAACCGACGCACTGCGATTCAGCCAGCAGTTTTACCAGGGCACTGCCCGCAGCATGTCAATGGGAGGCGCTTTTGGCGCCATAGGAGCCGATTTTTCGACTTTGAGCACCAATCCTGCCGGCATGGGTCTGTTTCGTAGCTCGGAACTCAGCCTAAGCCCCATACTCACAAATGTGAATAGCCAGTCCACCTACAACGGAATGTTTGGCGAAGATACCCGCACGGGTCTGAACTTCTCCAACATGGGTGTGGTGTCGGTGAACAAAGTAAGCGGCACCCAGGCACCATGGAAATATTTTCA from Bacteroidota bacterium includes:
- a CDS encoding TolC family protein; the protein is MSSRFIFSLLLIVFFHAHSTNEARAQQSDSIYLTLNEVIELARKQSPEAMIARHRFRRSYWEYRSFKAGYLPNVRFEATLPNFNRSIDAITLPDGSETYLERTLARYSAAVSLNQKIGYTGGEVFLQSGLQRLDNFYTDTNTRQFLSTPLNIGFRQPLFAYNAFKWDRQIEPLRYEEARRQYLEANEQVAVSAINIFFDLLSAQVEREIARKNSANYDTLYRIALGRFQLGKIAENELLQLELNLLRARAAQENAQLGYQNKLMSFRSFLRISGNRPVVLIPPRPEKFFEANPSVALTEALENTSAGQAFSRRMLEAQSQLSQAKSEGRFDAQLFATFGLSQTANVIGDVYKNPLDEERLSIGLSIPLLDWGQAKGRIRMAESNLELIRTSIEQEKTDFEQNLYIRVMQFNMQQNQLIIAAKSDTVAQKRFDVTQKRYLIGKVNDVLELNNAQIDNDNARVGYYQALKNYWSSYYELRRLTLFDFENNRKIQARPEEVVR
- a CDS encoding acyloxyacyl hydrolase encodes the protein MQKRSMIFIRFLLLLLVITFPTSLLAQPRPPLPQNNYQLEYRQHYGFFYHHILEFQRFNAHFPSYELSFQRSTFGRQRWESLWEYPLTGVSVYYSPLGGFEQIGQVFAIYPYISFPLNSNVSSRLNFRMGIGLGYLTNKYHPKENFQNFAIGSHLNAAANLFLDYRQVLNKRYTLVAGAGLTHFSNGSTKTPNYGLNAFSAVLGLNVFLNEPNPFLQERFYPILRPFEYDSKRWYVLEVAQAFGTRDMSMELGQRYLVSNTSINWLVPNGLKSRFGAGLDITYDDSERGMLDRKGAIQGRELYKSRMDIVKPGLSAIYEMRLSRVSFQFQVGAHLAGADQSDGSIYEKLGAKFYFNDPWFLNIALTAHGFRADFIGYGVGYRFDRIYYPRKKSRWNF
- a CDS encoding proline--tRNA ligase, which produces MAKELTTREDNYSQWYNDIVTKADLAENSAVRGCMVIKPYGYAIWERMQAALDKMFKDTGHQNAYFPLFIPKSFFSKEASHVEGFAKECAVVTHYRLKNDPDGKGVVVDEQAKLEEELIVRPTSETIIWDTYRNWIQSYRDLPLLINQWANVVRWEMRTRLFLRTAEFLWQEGHTAHATKEEAIAEAEQMLRVYAEFAEEWMALPVLKGVKSPNERFAGAVETYCIEAMMQDGKALQAGTSHFLGQNFAKAFDVQFLNRDNKLEYVWATSWGVSTRLMGALIMTHSDDNGLVLPPRLAPIQVVIVPIYRNDEQYRLTCDKGLEIKRQLEAAGLSVKLDDRDTQKPGFKFAEWELKGVPVRLAIGPRDIEQGTVEVARRDTLTKQVLPLEGIQDSVKSLLDDIQKNLFNKALAFREANTFQVDSWDEFKTRIEDGGFLLAHWDGSPETEQAIKEETKATIRLIPLDPEREPGKCVYSGKPSAGRVVFARAY
- a CDS encoding DUF2807 domain-containing protein is translated as MNGCFTQPGQTVMQERPLSYFRKLSMHDNVDVVLVKSDTNKVLVYAGEKLIDRIITEVIDSTLYIRNESQCRLLKQRERINRVELLYRRLDTIVYQSVGNLSTLDYAGESIWVNPDSLVLDVIEGAGDSIRLNIQTPLARIVFRYGTMPVRILGNANVAFFYHNGFGLLDAWGLETAFNYIETRSPNDLYVKANSELEATINGEGNIYYHGQVSDAYVQANLKGVGNGRAERRSVKP
- a CDS encoding peroxiredoxin, which codes for MAVLVGKKAPHFTADAVVNGKFVENFSLDRYLGKKHVVFFFYPLDFTFVCPTEILAFQERLAEFEQRNVAVVGCSIDSKFSHWAWLNTPIEKGGIQGVTYPLVSDINKTISVNYDVLAGHFDYNEEGEMIFNGEAVAYRGLFLIDKDGIVRHQVVNDLPLGRSIDETLRMVDALQYFEANGEVCPADWKAGKKALKATQEGISTYLAEYIKN
- the mazG gene encoding nucleoside triphosphate pyrophosphohydrolase; the protein is MEEKLKAFARLLTIMDELRAGCPWDREQTIESLRHLTIEEVYELSDAILNADMQEIKKELGDLMLHLVFYAKIASETNSFDIADVLNGISDKLIQRHPHIYGEVQVSGADEVKRNWEQIKLANGSRSVLAGVPNSLPALLKAYRMQEKAGGVGFEWEHRAQVWDKVLEELDELKAEVENGSASDKLEDEFGDVLFALVNYARYIGVNPEDALERTNRKFRERFLFIEKEAGKAGQELRHMTLEQMDQLWNQAKAKGL